Below is a genomic region from Cognatiyoonia koreensis.
ATCTGAACCCCGAGGGCACCGGCAAGATGCGTCTGATTCCGATGAACATGGCAAAGATCGGCACCGACCGCGTCACTGTCCGTTCGCTTTACGCCCATAACTGGGAAGGTGTGCCTGTGACCAAATCTGCGGATCAGGTCACCCTTCTCGAGGAAGACAAGATCATGGCCTACTACGCCGGCGGCACGATGTACGCCACCGCGGCGCGGTCGGCCACTGTTCTTCCCTGAACCAATTACTGGCCCCGTCTCGCCAACGGGGCCGGTATCCACCTTATGCAGAGGGATGCTGCGATGAGCCACGATGATTTCAATTTCGAGCCTGTCCGGGGATTGCCGGAGGCACTGCCGGAGGATGAGTATATCCTGTGGCAAGGGTCCCCTGACCCCGGCCGCCTTGCCCGCGAGGCGCTGGGCATTCGCTGGGTTGCCGGCTATTTCCTGCTGCTGGTGATCTGGCGCGTTGGCGTGTCGGCTGCTGAATACCCCTTCGGGATCGCGCTGGCCCATGGCTTGCCTTTCGTTGTCGCCGGTCTGATCGCCTGTGGCATCATCTATGCGATTGCCTATGTGCAGGCCCGGTCCGCTGTTTACACGCTGACCAACAAGCGCGTCGCCATGC
It encodes:
- the puhB gene encoding photosynthetic complex putative assembly protein PuhB translates to MSHDDFNFEPVRGLPEALPEDEYILWQGSPDPGRLAREALGIRWVAGYFLLLVIWRVGVSAAEYPFGIALAHGLPFVVAGLIACGIIYAIAYVQARSAVYTLTNKRVAMRIGAALTMTLNLPYTWIGNATADVKPSGHGTIAFELIGQDRLSYLMTWPHVRPWKIARTQPALRCIPDAAKVAKLFAEAAETRVAQPQVIRTPQSGHDAVAAE